Genomic segment of Candidatus Binatia bacterium:
ATGTCATGCAGCAGCTTCTTGGTCTGCGCATTCATATACGAGTAGCCGCGTCCGTTCGATCTCCCGACGGAAGTAGGGGTTTCGAACCGACTCCTCGGTGATGACGTCTACGTGTCGACCGAAGATCTGCTCGAGTGCCTCGCTGAACCCGAGGACGCGATCGGCGTAGGCCCCGGTAGGCTGGCGGTCGAGAAACCTGACCAGAAAATCCAGGTCGCTCCCTTGCGGATCGAACCGGTCCGTTGCGGCCGATCCGAAAAGATAGAGGCGTCGCACGCGAAACCTGCGGCAGATCTCCGACACCGTGTCGAGGTTGCGTTCGACGAGTGCGTTCATGCAGCCCGGTCCTGCTTGGCGACGTGTCGTAGGGAGGTCAT
This window contains:
- a CDS encoding nucleotidyltransferase domain-containing protein encodes the protein MNALVERNLDTVSEICRRFRVRRLYLFGSAATDRFDPQGSDLDFLVRFLDRQPTGAYADRVLGFSEALEQIFGRHVDVITEESVRNPYFRREIERTRLLVYECADQEAAA